In one Salvelinus fontinalis isolate EN_2023a chromosome 16, ASM2944872v1, whole genome shotgun sequence genomic region, the following are encoded:
- the LOC129813364 gene encoding estrogen receptor beta-2-like, with amino-acid sequence MTISGCFVELSLTYQIHQLDSCWLDVLMLGLMWRSIDHPGKLIFSADLKLNREEGNCVKGIMIIFDKLLAATTRFRELNLQREEYVCLKAMILLNSSKSNDHDDSTVRELARASLLLDLRRRKVPLATDIEDNFLHFWRKANGQLDTRAVGFGVWSDWPDLNDLCNRTGVELRWTRTHC; translated from the exons gCTTTGTAGAGCTGAGTCTGACGTACCAGATACACCAGTTGGACAGTTGCTGGTTGGACGTGCTGATGCTTGGTCTGATGTGGAGGTCTATTGACCACCCTGGGAAACTCATCTTCTCAGCAGACCTAAAGCTCAACAG AGAAGAGGGGAACTGTGTGAAGGGCATCATGATTATATTTGACAAGCTACTGGCAGCCACCACCAGGTTTCGAGAGCTGAATCTCCAGAGAGAGGAGTATGTCTGTCTGAAAGCCATGATCCTCCTCAACTCCAGTAAGTCAAATGATCA TGACGACAGCACAGTCAGGGAGTTAGCCAGAGCCTCCCTCTTACTTGACCTACGGAGGAGGAAGGTCCCATTGGCCACGGACATTGAGGACAACTTCCTGCACTTCTGGAGGAAGGCCAACGGACAATTGGACACTCGTGCTGTGGGCTTTGGAGTCTGGTCAGACTGGCCGGACCTCAATGACCTGTGCAACCGGACTGGAGTAGAGCTCAGATGGACACGGACTCACTGTTAA